One Odontesthes bonariensis isolate fOdoBon6 chromosome 17, fOdoBon6.hap1, whole genome shotgun sequence genomic window carries:
- the tnika gene encoding TRAF2 and NCK interacting kinase a isoform X12, producing MASDSPARSLDEIDLSALRDPAGIFELVELVGNGTYGQVYKGRHVKTGQLAAIKVMDVTGDEEEEIKAEINMLKKYSHHRNIATYYGAFIKKNPPGVDDQLWLVMEFCGAGSVTDLIKNTKGNSLKEEWTAYICREILRGLTHLHQHKVIHRDIKGQNVLLTENAEVKLVDFGVSAQLDRTVGRRNTFIGTPYWMAPEVIACDENPDATYDFKSDLWSLGITAIEMAEGAPPLCDMHPMRALFLIPRNPAPRLKSKKWSKKFQSFIESCLVKSHSQRPSTEQLLKHPFIRELPNERQIRIQLKDHIDRTKKKRGERDETEYEYSGSEEEDEGRDMGEPSSIINIPGESTLRRDFLRLQLANKERSEAQRRQQLEQQQNEEHKRLLLAERQKRIEEQKEQRRRLEQQQQRERELRKQHERDQRRRYEEMEQLRREEERRHAEREQEYIRRQLEEEQRQLEILQQQLLQEQALLLEYKRKQIEEQRQAERLQRQLHQERAYLVSLQQQQQEGRQAEKKQLYHYKDVINPNDKPAWAKEVQKQQHAHGNPPRSNLQHHQSFNQPASTSSSHGQPKAQAPMRTPSHGAKILSPTLPQICISSESGELLDSRLKQEISHQVRELRKSQRGVHDPKGPNRSYEDYSGQMQVSQFNPVPKPCPPGQIKQKQKPRGRPHSASSQTAIHRLTPPDQQVNALQPQAPGQVQAQKLRSDSPAIPAVKLVEERSKLNRQSSPALQHKVSNRISDPSLPPRSESFSSGGMQPARTPPIHRAIEPQMAHLVPVKTHSSSMSGSQSLQDQTGSAMSEGVGVASPRPEIPRQNSDPTSDTQGPPQRITGREERDRDRDKDRDRTAWLREEDIPPKVPQRTTSISPALVRKNSPNGGVGLGPRTGSQLARASNPDLRRSELSLDAMLQRTSSNSSSSSSPSSQGGSAERRGRTKQERSPPGPNQEVKLKQEEGRESARPSRPADLSALAKELRELRVEEGSRPPVKVTDYSSSSDESESSDEDGETVGHDGTVAVSDIPRIMPAVQSSGESYGGLAEDALGDAYNSSKDGTLVMREAEERKRGGHTESNGFGNHSNHGNLPDLVQQSNSPSATPTTALQELSDMAEFGVGGSKSSFTPFVDPRVYQTSPSENDDENSAEAMFANELLRQEQARLNEARKISVVNVNPTNIRPHSDTPEIRKYKKRFNSEILCAALWGVNLLVGTENGLMLLDRSGQGKVYNLITRRRFLQMDVLEGLNVLVTISGKKNKLRVYYLSWLRNRILHNDPEVEKKQGWITVGELEGCVHYKVVKYERIKFLVIALKNSVEIYAWAPKPYHKFMAFKSFTELQHRPQLVDLTVEEGQRLKVIYGSSVGFHVIDVDSGNPYDIYIPSHIQSQVTPHAIVVLPKTDGMEMLLCYEDEGVYVNTYGRITKDVVLQWGEMPTSVAYIHSNQIMGWGEKAIEIRSVETGHLDGVFMHKRAQRLKFLCERNDKVFFASVRSGGSSQVFFMTLNRNSMMNW from the exons CTGGTGATGGAGTTCTGTGGAGCTGGCTCAGTCACAGACTTGATCAAGAACACCAAGGGCAACTCTCTGAAAGAGGAGTGGACGGCTTACATCTGCAGAGAGATTCTCAGG GGTCTGACTCATCTCCATCAGCACAAGGTCATCCACAGAGACATCAAGGGACAGAACGTCCTGCTGACTGAGAACGCTGAGGTCAAACTAG TGGATTTTGGGGTTTCGGCCCAGTTAGACAGAACAGTAGGAAGGAGGAACACATTTATTGGCACACCGTACTGGATGGCACCGGAGGTCATCGCCTGTGATGAAAACCCCGACGCCACATACGACTTCAAG AGTGATTTATGGTCACTGGGAATCACAGCGATAGAGATGGCTGAAGGAGCGCCAC CGCTGTGTGACATGCACCCAATGCGAGCCCTCTTCCTCATTCCACGCAACCCTGCCCCCAGACTCAAGTCAAAGaagtg GTCAAAGAAGTTCCAGTCTTTCATAGAGAGCTGCCTGGTGAAGAGCCACAGTCAGAGACCCAGCACAGAGCAGCTCCTCAAACATCCGTTCATCAGAGAACTGCCCAATGAGAGGCAAATCCGCATCCAGCTGAAAGACCACATTGACCGCACCaagaagaagagaggagagaggg ATGAGACAGAATACGAGTATAGCGGCAGTGAAGAGGAGGATGAAGGAAGAGACATGGGTGAACCAAG CTCTATCATCAACATCCCTGGCGAGTCAACCCTAAGGCGAGACTTCCTGCGCCTCCAGCTGGCCAATAAGGAGCGCTCGGAGGCACAGCGGCGAcaacagctggagcagcagcagaacgAGGAACACAAGCGCTTACTGTTGGCCGAGAGACAGAAACGCATCGAGGAGCAGAAGGAGCAGAGGAGGCGGCTGGAACAG CAACAGCAGCGAGAGCGTGAGCTGAGGAAACAGCATGAGAGGGACCAGAGGAGACGCTATGAGGAAATGGAGCAGCTCCgtagagaggaggagaggaggcatGCAGAGCGAGAGCAG GAATATATACGTAGGCAGCTGGAAGAGGAACAGAGGCAGTTAGAGATTCTCCAGCAGCAGCTACTGCAGGAACAGGCATTATTACTG GAGTACAAGCGGAAGCAGATTGAGGAGCAACGGCAGGCAGAGCGTCTTCAGAGGCAGCTCCATCAGGAGAGAGCCTACCTGgtgtctctccaacagcagcagcaggagggaaGGCAAGCAGAGAAGAAACAGCTTTACCACTACAAGGATGTCATTAATCCTAATGACAAGCCCGCCTGGGCCAAAGAA GTCCAGAAGCAGCAGCATGCTCATGGTAACCCACCTCGCTCCAACCTTCAGCATCACCAGTCATTCAACCAGCCAGCCTCAACCTCCAGCTCTCATGGCCAACCGAAAGCTCAGGCCCCTATGCGAACCCCATCCCATGGTGCCAAGATCCTCTCCCCCACCCTCCCCCAAATATGTATTTCATCAGAATCTGGGGAACTCCTAGATTCAAGGTTGAAGCAGGAGATAAGTCATCAAGTCAGAGAGTTAAGGAAAAGTCAGAGGGGTGTTCATGACCCCAAGGGACCTAATAGGAGCTATGAAGATTATTCTGGTCAAATGCAAGTCAGTCAGTTTAACCCAGTTCCCAAGCCTTGCCCACCTGGGCAAATTAAGCAAAAACAGAAACCTAGAGGTAGGCCTCATTCTGCTTCAAGTCAGACAGCCATCCATAGACTAACACCTCCTGACCAACAGGTTAATGCTCTTCAACCCCAGGCTCCAGGACAGGTCCAGGCTCAAAAGCTCAGATCTGACTCTCCTGCCATTCCTGCAGTCAAACTG GTGGAGGAGCGATCTAAGCTGAACAGACAGAGTTCCCCAGCGCTGCAGCACAAAGTGTCCAACCGCATCTCCgacccctccctccctccccgcTCAGAGTCCTTCAGCAGCGGAGGCATGCAGCCTGCCCGCACCCCACCCATCCACCGCGCCATCGaaccacag ATGGCTCACCTGGTTCCTGTGAAGACGCACTCCAGCTCCATGTCTGGCTCCCAGTCTCTGCAGGACCAGACGGGCTCAGCTATGAGCGAGGGTGTTGGTGTGGCCTCACCAAGGCCCGAGATTCCCCGTCAGAACTCGGACCCCACCTCTGACACCCAGGGACCCCCACAGCGCATCACTGGCAGGGAGGAACGAGATCGGGACAGAGACAAAGATCGAGACAGGACGGCTTGGTTGAGAGAAGAGGATATCCCACCAAAG GTCCCCCAGAGGACCACATCTATCTCTCCAGCCTTGGTCAGGAAGAATTCCCCTAATGGCGGTGTGGGCCTGGGCCCTCGTACAGGTTCTCAGCTCGCACGGGCCAg TAATCCGGACCTGCGGCGCTCTGAGCTCTCTCTGGACGCCATGCTGCAAAGAACCTCCTCCAActcatcatcctcctcctccccttcaTCTCAGGGAGGCTCAGCTGAGAGGAGAG gccGAACCAAGCAGGAAAGATCTCCTCCAGGACCCAATCAGGAGGTTAAACTCAAACAAGAGGAGGGTCGTGAATCAGCCAGACCCAGCAGACCTGCA GATTTAAGTGCACTGGCCAAGGAACTCAGAGAATTGAGGGTAGAGGAAGGTAGCAGACCTCCAGTCAAG GTTACAGACTACTCGTCATCGAGTGACGAGTCAGAGAGCAGCGATGAGGACGGGGAGACGGTGGGGCATGATGGGACTGTTGCCGTTAGTGACATCCCCCGCATCAT GCCAGCGGTGCAGAGCAGTGGAGAGTCGTACGGAGGGCTGGCAGAGGACGCTCTGGGAGATGCCTATAATAGCTCCAAGGACGGGACTCTTGTGATGAGAGAG gcaGAGGAGAGGAAAAGAGGTGGTCACACTGAAAGTAATGGGTTCGGGAATCacagtaaccatggtaacctcCCTGACCTGGTACAACAGAGCAACTCTCCCTCAGCCACACCCACCACAGCCCTGCAGGAGCTGAGCGATATGGCTGAG TTTGGTGTGGGCGGGTCCAAATCCTCATTTACTCCATTTGTTGATCCACGGGTCTATCAAACCTCTCCAAGTGAAAACGACGATGAGAACTCAGCAGAAG CCATGTTTGCCAATGAGCTGCTGAGGCAGGAGCAGGCCCGACTAAACGAAGCCAGAAAGATCTCGGTGGTGAATGTCAACCCCACGAACATCAGACCCCACAGTGACACACCGGAGATCCGCAAATACAAGAAACGCTTCAACTCCGAGATTTTGTGTGCTGCGCTCTGGG gtGTAAACCTGCTGGTGGGGACAGAAAACGGTTTAATGCTGCTTGACCGAAGTGGACAGGGAAAAGTCTATAACCTCATTACCAGGCGGCGCTTCCTCCAGATGGATGTGCTGGAGGGCCTCAATGTGCTAGTCACCATATCTG GCAAAAAGAATAAGTTGCGCGTCTACTATTTGTCCTGGCTGAGGAACAGAATATTACACAACGACCCAGAAGTTGAGAAGAAGCAGGGTTGGATAACGGTCGGGGAACTAGAGGGCTGTGTGCATTATAAAGTTG TTAAATATGAGAGGATTAAGTTCCTGGTGATTGCACTTAAGAACTCTGTGGAAATCTATGCCTGGGCGCCCAAACCCTACCACAAGTTCATGGCCTTCAAG TCATTCACTGAGTTGCAGCACCGTCCCCAGCTGGTTGACCTGACGGTGGAGGAAGGTCAGAGGTTAAAGGTCATCTATGGCTCCAGCGTGGGCTTCCATGTCATCGATGTGGACTCAGGCAATCCTTACGACATCTACATCCCCTCACAC ATCCAGAGCCAGGTCACGCCCCATGCCATCGTGGTGCTGCCTAAGACTGATGGAATGGAGATGCTGCTGTGTTATGAGGATGAGGGTGTCTACGTCAACACCTATGGTCGAATCACCAAGGACGTGGTGCTACAGTGGGGAGAGATGCCTACCTCTGTTG ccTATATCCACTCAAATCAGATTATGGGCTGGGGTGAGAAAGCTATAGAGATCCGCTCTGTGGAGACAGGTCATCTGGATGGAGTCTTCATGCACAAGAGAGCCCAGAGACTCAAATTCCTGTGTGAGCGGAACGATAAG GTATTCTTTGCATCTGTGCGCTCGGGAGGTAGCAGCCAAGTTTTCTTCATGACACTCAACAGAAACTCTATGATGAACTGGTGA
- the tnika gene encoding TRAF2 and NCK interacting kinase a isoform X8 yields MASDSPARSLDEIDLSALRDPAGIFELVELVGNGTYGQVYKGRHVKTGQLAAIKVMDVTGDEEEEIKAEINMLKKYSHHRNIATYYGAFIKKNPPGVDDQLWLVMEFCGAGSVTDLIKNTKGNSLKEEWTAYICREILRGLTHLHQHKVIHRDIKGQNVLLTENAEVKLVDFGVSAQLDRTVGRRNTFIGTPYWMAPEVIACDENPDATYDFKSDLWSLGITAIEMAEGAPPLCDMHPMRALFLIPRNPAPRLKSKKWSKKFQSFIESCLVKSHSQRPSTEQLLKHPFIRELPNERQIRIQLKDHIDRTKKKRGERDETEYEYSGSEEEDEGRDMGEPSSIINIPGESTLRRDFLRLQLANKERSEAQRRQQLEQQQNEEHKRLLLAERQKRIEEQKEQRRRLEQQQQRERELRKQHERDQRRRYEEMEQLRREEERRHAEREQEYIRRQLEEEQRQLEILQQQLLQEQALLLEYKRKQIEEQRQAERLQRQLHQERAYLVSLQQQQQEGRQAEKKQLYHYKDVINPNDKPAWAKEVEERSKLNRQSSPALQHKVSNRISDPSLPPRSESFSSGGMQPARTPPIHRAIEPQMAHLVPVKTHSSSMSGSQSLQDQTGSAMSEGVGVASPRPEIPRQNSDPTSDTQGPPQRITGREERDRDRDKDRDRTAWLREEDIPPKVPQRTTSISPALVRKNSPNGGVGLGPRTGSQLARASNPDLRRSELSLDAMLQRTSSNSSSSSSPSSQGGSAERRGRTKQERSPPGPNQEVKLKQEEGRESARPSRPADLSALAKELRELRVEEGSRPPVKVTDYSSSSDESESSDEDGETVGHDGTVAVSDIPRIMPAVQSSGESYGGLAEDALGDAYNSSKDGTLVMREAEERKRGGHTESNGFGNHSNHGNLPDLVQQSNSPSATPTTALQELSDMAEFGVGGSKSSFTPFVDPRVYQTSPSENDDENSAEAMFANELLRQEQARLNEARKISVVNVNPTNIRPHSDTPEIRKYKKRFNSEILCAALWGVNLLVGTENGLMLLDRSGQGKVYNLITRRRFLQMDVLEGLNVLVTISGKKNKLRVYYLSWLRNRILHNDPEVEKKQGWITVGELEGCVHYKVVKYERIKFLVIALKNSVEIYAWAPKPYHKFMAFKSFTELQHRPQLVDLTVEEGQRLKVIYGSSVGFHVIDVDSGNPYDIYIPSHIQSQVTPHAIVVLPKTDGMEMLLCYEDEGVYVNTYGRITKDVVLQWGEMPTSVAYIHSNQIMGWGEKAIEIRSVETGHLDGVFMHKRAQRLKFLCERNDKVFFASVRSGGSSQVFFMTLNRNSMMNW; encoded by the exons CTGGTGATGGAGTTCTGTGGAGCTGGCTCAGTCACAGACTTGATCAAGAACACCAAGGGCAACTCTCTGAAAGAGGAGTGGACGGCTTACATCTGCAGAGAGATTCTCAGG GGTCTGACTCATCTCCATCAGCACAAGGTCATCCACAGAGACATCAAGGGACAGAACGTCCTGCTGACTGAGAACGCTGAGGTCAAACTAG TGGATTTTGGGGTTTCGGCCCAGTTAGACAGAACAGTAGGAAGGAGGAACACATTTATTGGCACACCGTACTGGATGGCACCGGAGGTCATCGCCTGTGATGAAAACCCCGACGCCACATACGACTTCAAG AGTGATTTATGGTCACTGGGAATCACAGCGATAGAGATGGCTGAAGGAGCGCCAC CGCTGTGTGACATGCACCCAATGCGAGCCCTCTTCCTCATTCCACGCAACCCTGCCCCCAGACTCAAGTCAAAGaagtg GTCAAAGAAGTTCCAGTCTTTCATAGAGAGCTGCCTGGTGAAGAGCCACAGTCAGAGACCCAGCACAGAGCAGCTCCTCAAACATCCGTTCATCAGAGAACTGCCCAATGAGAGGCAAATCCGCATCCAGCTGAAAGACCACATTGACCGCACCaagaagaagagaggagagaggg ATGAGACAGAATACGAGTATAGCGGCAGTGAAGAGGAGGATGAAGGAAGAGACATGGGTGAACCAAG CTCTATCATCAACATCCCTGGCGAGTCAACCCTAAGGCGAGACTTCCTGCGCCTCCAGCTGGCCAATAAGGAGCGCTCGGAGGCACAGCGGCGAcaacagctggagcagcagcagaacgAGGAACACAAGCGCTTACTGTTGGCCGAGAGACAGAAACGCATCGAGGAGCAGAAGGAGCAGAGGAGGCGGCTGGAACAG CAACAGCAGCGAGAGCGTGAGCTGAGGAAACAGCATGAGAGGGACCAGAGGAGACGCTATGAGGAAATGGAGCAGCTCCgtagagaggaggagaggaggcatGCAGAGCGAGAGCAG GAATATATACGTAGGCAGCTGGAAGAGGAACAGAGGCAGTTAGAGATTCTCCAGCAGCAGCTACTGCAGGAACAGGCATTATTACTG GAGTACAAGCGGAAGCAGATTGAGGAGCAACGGCAGGCAGAGCGTCTTCAGAGGCAGCTCCATCAGGAGAGAGCCTACCTGgtgtctctccaacagcagcagcaggagggaaGGCAAGCAGAGAAGAAACAGCTTTACCACTACAAGGATGTCATTAATCCTAATGACAAGCCCGCCTGGGCCAAAGAA GTGGAGGAGCGATCTAAGCTGAACAGACAGAGTTCCCCAGCGCTGCAGCACAAAGTGTCCAACCGCATCTCCgacccctccctccctccccgcTCAGAGTCCTTCAGCAGCGGAGGCATGCAGCCTGCCCGCACCCCACCCATCCACCGCGCCATCGaaccacag ATGGCTCACCTGGTTCCTGTGAAGACGCACTCCAGCTCCATGTCTGGCTCCCAGTCTCTGCAGGACCAGACGGGCTCAGCTATGAGCGAGGGTGTTGGTGTGGCCTCACCAAGGCCCGAGATTCCCCGTCAGAACTCGGACCCCACCTCTGACACCCAGGGACCCCCACAGCGCATCACTGGCAGGGAGGAACGAGATCGGGACAGAGACAAAGATCGAGACAGGACGGCTTGGTTGAGAGAAGAGGATATCCCACCAAAG GTCCCCCAGAGGACCACATCTATCTCTCCAGCCTTGGTCAGGAAGAATTCCCCTAATGGCGGTGTGGGCCTGGGCCCTCGTACAGGTTCTCAGCTCGCACGGGCCAg TAATCCGGACCTGCGGCGCTCTGAGCTCTCTCTGGACGCCATGCTGCAAAGAACCTCCTCCAActcatcatcctcctcctccccttcaTCTCAGGGAGGCTCAGCTGAGAGGAGAG gccGAACCAAGCAGGAAAGATCTCCTCCAGGACCCAATCAGGAGGTTAAACTCAAACAAGAGGAGGGTCGTGAATCAGCCAGACCCAGCAGACCTGCA GATTTAAGTGCACTGGCCAAGGAACTCAGAGAATTGAGGGTAGAGGAAGGTAGCAGACCTCCAGTCAAG GTTACAGACTACTCGTCATCGAGTGACGAGTCAGAGAGCAGCGATGAGGACGGGGAGACGGTGGGGCATGATGGGACTGTTGCCGTTAGTGACATCCCCCGCATCAT GCCAGCGGTGCAGAGCAGTGGAGAGTCGTACGGAGGGCTGGCAGAGGACGCTCTGGGAGATGCCTATAATAGCTCCAAGGACGGGACTCTTGTGATGAGAGAG gcaGAGGAGAGGAAAAGAGGTGGTCACACTGAAAGTAATGGGTTCGGGAATCacagtaaccatggtaacctcCCTGACCTGGTACAACAGAGCAACTCTCCCTCAGCCACACCCACCACAGCCCTGCAGGAGCTGAGCGATATGGCTGAG TTTGGTGTGGGCGGGTCCAAATCCTCATTTACTCCATTTGTTGATCCACGGGTCTATCAAACCTCTCCAAGTGAAAACGACGATGAGAACTCAGCAGAAG CCATGTTTGCCAATGAGCTGCTGAGGCAGGAGCAGGCCCGACTAAACGAAGCCAGAAAGATCTCGGTGGTGAATGTCAACCCCACGAACATCAGACCCCACAGTGACACACCGGAGATCCGCAAATACAAGAAACGCTTCAACTCCGAGATTTTGTGTGCTGCGCTCTGGG gtGTAAACCTGCTGGTGGGGACAGAAAACGGTTTAATGCTGCTTGACCGAAGTGGACAGGGAAAAGTCTATAACCTCATTACCAGGCGGCGCTTCCTCCAGATGGATGTGCTGGAGGGCCTCAATGTGCTAGTCACCATATCTG GCAAAAAGAATAAGTTGCGCGTCTACTATTTGTCCTGGCTGAGGAACAGAATATTACACAACGACCCAGAAGTTGAGAAGAAGCAGGGTTGGATAACGGTCGGGGAACTAGAGGGCTGTGTGCATTATAAAGTTG TTAAATATGAGAGGATTAAGTTCCTGGTGATTGCACTTAAGAACTCTGTGGAAATCTATGCCTGGGCGCCCAAACCCTACCACAAGTTCATGGCCTTCAAG TCATTCACTGAGTTGCAGCACCGTCCCCAGCTGGTTGACCTGACGGTGGAGGAAGGTCAGAGGTTAAAGGTCATCTATGGCTCCAGCGTGGGCTTCCATGTCATCGATGTGGACTCAGGCAATCCTTACGACATCTACATCCCCTCACAC ATCCAGAGCCAGGTCACGCCCCATGCCATCGTGGTGCTGCCTAAGACTGATGGAATGGAGATGCTGCTGTGTTATGAGGATGAGGGTGTCTACGTCAACACCTATGGTCGAATCACCAAGGACGTGGTGCTACAGTGGGGAGAGATGCCTACCTCTGTTG ccTATATCCACTCAAATCAGATTATGGGCTGGGGTGAGAAAGCTATAGAGATCCGCTCTGTGGAGACAGGTCATCTGGATGGAGTCTTCATGCACAAGAGAGCCCAGAGACTCAAATTCCTGTGTGAGCGGAACGATAAG GTATTCTTTGCATCTGTGCGCTCGGGAGGTAGCAGCCAAGTTTTCTTCATGACACTCAACAGAAACTCTATGATGAACTGGTGA